One Phragmites australis chromosome 23, lpPhrAust1.1, whole genome shotgun sequence DNA window includes the following coding sequences:
- the LOC133906744 gene encoding uncharacterized protein LOC133906744 — translation MERSSGGAGSCLGLVAVAVVSTSIILISYQLHRRLEADLRAKIGEGAEARGARRRRRKKKVRFADDVVEPSSNNEEYRRRARSIGTVAPAPSEAADPRPAHLPSPCADDGPSTTHGASSMRERAVGLPGLW, via the coding sequence ATGGAGCGGagcagcggcggcgcggggaGCTGCCTGGGGCTggtggccgtggccgtggtGTCGACGAGCATCATCCTCATCTCGTACCAGCTCCACCGCCGGCTCGAGGCCGACCTCAGGGCCAAGATCGGCGAGGGGGCAGAGGCGCGgggagcgaggaggaggaggaggaagaagaaggtgcGGTTCGCCGACGACGTGGTTGAGCCGTCGTCCAACAACGAGGAGTACCGGCGGCGGGCGCGGTCCATCGGTACCGTGGCCCCGGCGCCGAGCGAGGCCGCCGACCCGCGACCGGCTCACCTTCCTTCGCCATGCGCCGACGATGGCCCGAGCACGACGCATGGAGCCAGCAGCATGCGTGAGCGCGCCGTCGGGTTGCCGGGCTTGTGGTAG
- the LOC133906360 gene encoding uncharacterized protein LOC133906360 isoform X1, which produces MAQAAVESALNGDSLIGRQTVVPRMKRKTPSELRGEQLKRRTSEKPVNDQLPSSTAFDRSSNGLQNTEQQKISKYINNRVTEVFPVKKQRNIGKENVKDALQNNEKVPKSVDALTASNFASSSLPCDYGDSAKLGSSVPSMTEAAKPGFKKVEKCSENALRSVSDLHVGDEKQTGSNKLDMEKVLKGFGAHDAFVASGLNGPNRQVSDAAMKSSDMCPSKITIPGKRAPLDFTLKTNLQFVSSSSVKWCHRLNTSSGRSSTTGAIVQSCRRGCQNLECPRPERKKEFLFLKALQSWVYPQSLLPASIISAMLSSTARGESDFLLKRHQDWEDSFQNLYYMLRKNMLNIFYVYTTQFVALFIGGSCLEKKQSCNAYLSQSTRGLRSLLRKHGICFSMPLCNAEVEQATDDDLIELSEIQRRNLGQALHLDALSDVDNTTQSLLSFTGCQSVHGLYDVLLNYKSFLNSLSAADVPVLYSPQPFQNGCLHIPEVKCREMRKADIGLLSSGGFDTELGSAFASSTGNICYSMEIKDAVLPPWVVSGICSAMSSDASFDLTIATEPSSMGLNVALNSMSRSTQPEAPPPDSCASFGIPDAVLVPSLHSASLRRLSYTDGEYAAYTTV; this is translated from the exons ATGGCGCAAGCTGCTGTTGAATCTGCTCTGAATGGTGACTCGCTGATTGGGAGGCAGACGGTGGTTCcaaggatgaagaggaagacaCCCTCAGAACTGAGA GGTGAGCAACTGAAGCGGCGCACCTCTGAAAAGCCAGTGAATGATCAGTTACCCTCTTCTACTGCATTTGATAG GTCAAGCAACGGACTTCAGAATACAGAGCAACAAAAGATATCCAAATACATCAACAATCGTGTTACGGAGGTGTTCCCTGtgaaaaaacaaagaaacatTGGAAAGGAAAATGTAAAG GATGCCTTGCAGAATAATGAGAAGGTTCCTAAGTCTGTTGATGCTCTAACAGCTTCAAATTTTGCATCATCTTCACTTCCATG TGATTATGGTGACTCTGCTAAGTTAGGGTCTTCTGTTCCATCAATGACGGAGGCAGCAAAACCAGGTTTCAAGAAAGTTGAGAAATGCAGTGAAAATGCTTTGCGGAGTGTATCTGACCTTCACGTTGGCGATGAGAAGCAGACTGGTTCTAACAAACTTGATATG GAAAAAGTACTGAAAGGGTTTGGAGCTCATGATGCTTTTGTGGCTTCTGGGCTCAACGGCCCTAACAGACAAGTTAGTGATGCTGCGATGAAGTCTTCAGACATGTGCCCTTCCAAGATCACCATTCCAGGAAAAAGAGCTCCTTTAGATTTTACCTTGAAGACTAATTTGCAGTTTGTTTCATCATCGTCTGTGAAATG GTGTCACAGGCTCAATACAAGTTCTGGCAGGAGCAGCACCACTGGAGCCATTGTGCAGAGCTGTCGGCGTGGGTGTCAAAATTTAGAGTGCCCAAGGCCTGAGAGAAAAAAGGAATTCTTGTTCTTGAAGGCACTGCAATCATGGGTATATCCACAATCTTTGTTGCCTGCTTCCATCATATCTGCTATGCTCTCATCGACTGCACGAGGAG AAAGTGACTTTCTTCTCAAAAGGCATCAGGATTGGGAAGATTCGTTTCAGAATCTTTACTACATGCTCCGGAAGAACATGTTGAATATATTTTATG TTTATACGACACAATTTGTTGCTCTGTTCATCGGTGGAAGCTGTTTGGAGAAAAAGCAGTCCTGTAATGCCTACTTATCACAATCTACACGTGGCCTACGCTCATTACTACGGAAACAT GGTATTTGCTTTTCTATGCCTCTTTGCAATGCTGAAGTGGAGCAGGCTACTGACGATGACCTGATTGAACTTTCAGAAATTCAAAGGCGCAATCTGGGCCAG GCACTCCATTTAGATGCTTTATCTGATGTTGACAACACCACGCAGTCGCTCCTTTCATTTACTGGCTGTCAGAGTGTTCATGGCTTATATGATGTTTTGTTGAACTACAA GTCTTTTCTGAATTCTTTATCTGCTGCAGATGTCCCAGTCTTATATTCACCGCAGCCATTTCAAAATGGCTGTCTACATATTCCAGAG GTGAAATGCAGGGAGATGAGGAAAGCAGATATTGGGCTACTCTCTTCTGGTGGGTTTGACACAGAACTGGGatcagcttttgcttcttccacagGCAACATCTGCTACAGCATGGAAATAAAGGATGCGGTTCTTCCACCATGGGTGGTTTCTGGAATCTGCTCCGCAATGAGCTCAGACGCGAGCTTCGACTTAAC AATCGCTACCGAGCCATCGTCGATGGGCTTGAACGTCGCCCTCAACTCCATGAGCAGAAGCACGCAACCTGAGGCGCCACCCCCCGACAGCTGTGCATCGTTTGGCATCCCTGACGCTGTCCTGGTTCCCTCTTTGCACTCCGCCTCGCTGCGGCGCCTCAGCTACACGGACGGCGAGTACGCCGCGTACACAACCGTGTGA
- the LOC133906360 gene encoding uncharacterized protein LOC133906360 isoform X2: MAQAAVESALNGDSLIGRQTVVPRMKRKTPSELRGEQLKRRTSEKPVNDQLPSSTAFDRSSNGLQNTEQQKISKYINNRVTEVFPVKKQRNIGKENDALQNNEKVPKSVDALTASNFASSSLPCDYGDSAKLGSSVPSMTEAAKPGFKKVEKCSENALRSVSDLHVGDEKQTGSNKLDMEKVLKGFGAHDAFVASGLNGPNRQVSDAAMKSSDMCPSKITIPGKRAPLDFTLKTNLQFVSSSSVKWCHRLNTSSGRSSTTGAIVQSCRRGCQNLECPRPERKKEFLFLKALQSWVYPQSLLPASIISAMLSSTARGESDFLLKRHQDWEDSFQNLYYMLRKNMLNIFYVYTTQFVALFIGGSCLEKKQSCNAYLSQSTRGLRSLLRKHGICFSMPLCNAEVEQATDDDLIELSEIQRRNLGQALHLDALSDVDNTTQSLLSFTGCQSVHGLYDVLLNYKSFLNSLSAADVPVLYSPQPFQNGCLHIPEVKCREMRKADIGLLSSGGFDTELGSAFASSTGNICYSMEIKDAVLPPWVVSGICSAMSSDASFDLTIATEPSSMGLNVALNSMSRSTQPEAPPPDSCASFGIPDAVLVPSLHSASLRRLSYTDGEYAAYTTV, encoded by the exons ATGGCGCAAGCTGCTGTTGAATCTGCTCTGAATGGTGACTCGCTGATTGGGAGGCAGACGGTGGTTCcaaggatgaagaggaagacaCCCTCAGAACTGAGA GGTGAGCAACTGAAGCGGCGCACCTCTGAAAAGCCAGTGAATGATCAGTTACCCTCTTCTACTGCATTTGATAG GTCAAGCAACGGACTTCAGAATACAGAGCAACAAAAGATATCCAAATACATCAACAATCGTGTTACGGAGGTGTTCCCTGtgaaaaaacaaagaaacatTGGAAAGGAAAAT GATGCCTTGCAGAATAATGAGAAGGTTCCTAAGTCTGTTGATGCTCTAACAGCTTCAAATTTTGCATCATCTTCACTTCCATG TGATTATGGTGACTCTGCTAAGTTAGGGTCTTCTGTTCCATCAATGACGGAGGCAGCAAAACCAGGTTTCAAGAAAGTTGAGAAATGCAGTGAAAATGCTTTGCGGAGTGTATCTGACCTTCACGTTGGCGATGAGAAGCAGACTGGTTCTAACAAACTTGATATG GAAAAAGTACTGAAAGGGTTTGGAGCTCATGATGCTTTTGTGGCTTCTGGGCTCAACGGCCCTAACAGACAAGTTAGTGATGCTGCGATGAAGTCTTCAGACATGTGCCCTTCCAAGATCACCATTCCAGGAAAAAGAGCTCCTTTAGATTTTACCTTGAAGACTAATTTGCAGTTTGTTTCATCATCGTCTGTGAAATG GTGTCACAGGCTCAATACAAGTTCTGGCAGGAGCAGCACCACTGGAGCCATTGTGCAGAGCTGTCGGCGTGGGTGTCAAAATTTAGAGTGCCCAAGGCCTGAGAGAAAAAAGGAATTCTTGTTCTTGAAGGCACTGCAATCATGGGTATATCCACAATCTTTGTTGCCTGCTTCCATCATATCTGCTATGCTCTCATCGACTGCACGAGGAG AAAGTGACTTTCTTCTCAAAAGGCATCAGGATTGGGAAGATTCGTTTCAGAATCTTTACTACATGCTCCGGAAGAACATGTTGAATATATTTTATG TTTATACGACACAATTTGTTGCTCTGTTCATCGGTGGAAGCTGTTTGGAGAAAAAGCAGTCCTGTAATGCCTACTTATCACAATCTACACGTGGCCTACGCTCATTACTACGGAAACAT GGTATTTGCTTTTCTATGCCTCTTTGCAATGCTGAAGTGGAGCAGGCTACTGACGATGACCTGATTGAACTTTCAGAAATTCAAAGGCGCAATCTGGGCCAG GCACTCCATTTAGATGCTTTATCTGATGTTGACAACACCACGCAGTCGCTCCTTTCATTTACTGGCTGTCAGAGTGTTCATGGCTTATATGATGTTTTGTTGAACTACAA GTCTTTTCTGAATTCTTTATCTGCTGCAGATGTCCCAGTCTTATATTCACCGCAGCCATTTCAAAATGGCTGTCTACATATTCCAGAG GTGAAATGCAGGGAGATGAGGAAAGCAGATATTGGGCTACTCTCTTCTGGTGGGTTTGACACAGAACTGGGatcagcttttgcttcttccacagGCAACATCTGCTACAGCATGGAAATAAAGGATGCGGTTCTTCCACCATGGGTGGTTTCTGGAATCTGCTCCGCAATGAGCTCAGACGCGAGCTTCGACTTAAC AATCGCTACCGAGCCATCGTCGATGGGCTTGAACGTCGCCCTCAACTCCATGAGCAGAAGCACGCAACCTGAGGCGCCACCCCCCGACAGCTGTGCATCGTTTGGCATCCCTGACGCTGTCCTGGTTCCCTCTTTGCACTCCGCCTCGCTGCGGCGCCTCAGCTACACGGACGGCGAGTACGCCGCGTACACAACCGTGTGA
- the LOC133906360 gene encoding uncharacterized protein LOC133906360 isoform X3 — protein sequence MAQAAVESALNGDSLIGRQTVVPRMKRKTPSELRGEQLKRRTSEKPVNDQLPSSTAFDRSSNGLQNTEQQKISKYINNRVTEVFPVKKQRNIGKENVKDALQNNEKVPKSVDALTASNFASSSLPCDYGDSAKLGSSVPSMTEAAKPGFKKVEKCSENALRSVSDLHVGDEKQTGSNKLDMEKVLKGFGAHDAFVASGLNGPNRQVSDAAMKSSDMCPSKITIPGKRAPLDFTLKTNLQFVSSSSVKWCHRLNTSSGRSSTTGAIVQSCRRGCQNLECPRPERKKEFLFLKALQSWVYPQSLLPASIISAMLSSTARGESDFLLKRHQDWEDSFQNLYYMLRKNMLNIFYVYTTQFVALFIGGSCLEKKQSCNAYLSQSTRGLRSLLRKHGICFSMPLCNAEVEQATDDDLIELSEIQRRNLGQALHLDALSDVDNTTQSLLSFTGCQSVHGLYDVLLNYKCPSLIFTAAISKWLSTYSRGEMQGDEESRYWATLFWWV from the exons ATGGCGCAAGCTGCTGTTGAATCTGCTCTGAATGGTGACTCGCTGATTGGGAGGCAGACGGTGGTTCcaaggatgaagaggaagacaCCCTCAGAACTGAGA GGTGAGCAACTGAAGCGGCGCACCTCTGAAAAGCCAGTGAATGATCAGTTACCCTCTTCTACTGCATTTGATAG GTCAAGCAACGGACTTCAGAATACAGAGCAACAAAAGATATCCAAATACATCAACAATCGTGTTACGGAGGTGTTCCCTGtgaaaaaacaaagaaacatTGGAAAGGAAAATGTAAAG GATGCCTTGCAGAATAATGAGAAGGTTCCTAAGTCTGTTGATGCTCTAACAGCTTCAAATTTTGCATCATCTTCACTTCCATG TGATTATGGTGACTCTGCTAAGTTAGGGTCTTCTGTTCCATCAATGACGGAGGCAGCAAAACCAGGTTTCAAGAAAGTTGAGAAATGCAGTGAAAATGCTTTGCGGAGTGTATCTGACCTTCACGTTGGCGATGAGAAGCAGACTGGTTCTAACAAACTTGATATG GAAAAAGTACTGAAAGGGTTTGGAGCTCATGATGCTTTTGTGGCTTCTGGGCTCAACGGCCCTAACAGACAAGTTAGTGATGCTGCGATGAAGTCTTCAGACATGTGCCCTTCCAAGATCACCATTCCAGGAAAAAGAGCTCCTTTAGATTTTACCTTGAAGACTAATTTGCAGTTTGTTTCATCATCGTCTGTGAAATG GTGTCACAGGCTCAATACAAGTTCTGGCAGGAGCAGCACCACTGGAGCCATTGTGCAGAGCTGTCGGCGTGGGTGTCAAAATTTAGAGTGCCCAAGGCCTGAGAGAAAAAAGGAATTCTTGTTCTTGAAGGCACTGCAATCATGGGTATATCCACAATCTTTGTTGCCTGCTTCCATCATATCTGCTATGCTCTCATCGACTGCACGAGGAG AAAGTGACTTTCTTCTCAAAAGGCATCAGGATTGGGAAGATTCGTTTCAGAATCTTTACTACATGCTCCGGAAGAACATGTTGAATATATTTTATG TTTATACGACACAATTTGTTGCTCTGTTCATCGGTGGAAGCTGTTTGGAGAAAAAGCAGTCCTGTAATGCCTACTTATCACAATCTACACGTGGCCTACGCTCATTACTACGGAAACAT GGTATTTGCTTTTCTATGCCTCTTTGCAATGCTGAAGTGGAGCAGGCTACTGACGATGACCTGATTGAACTTTCAGAAATTCAAAGGCGCAATCTGGGCCAG GCACTCCATTTAGATGCTTTATCTGATGTTGACAACACCACGCAGTCGCTCCTTTCATTTACTGGCTGTCAGAGTGTTCATGGCTTATATGATGTTTTGTTGAACTACAA ATGTCCCAGTCTTATATTCACCGCAGCCATTTCAAAATGGCTGTCTACATATTCCAGAG GTGAAATGCAGGGAGATGAGGAAAGCAGATATTGGGCTACTCTCTTCTGGTGGGTTTGA